The genomic window AGCAGGGTGAGTGGTGGGTGGTAATGCGTTTGCGTCACTTAAGGCAGAGGGTCAATGCAGAGACCAGCCGTGTGGCCTCACCCATTCGCCCTGTGAGTGGATAGGTTACCTCCAACAGGGTCCGAGCAGACACAAGGGGGAGGGAGGCGGCCAAAGGTTTTACTCGTTATTGGGAGCAACAATGTTAGGCATGTTACGGATCCCCGTAGGTAGATAgggttcagggctggaaagaaagccaatgtgcactcagtgagtctgctggggggcctcatctgagatgtggagtcAGCCTTGCCTAAAGCTATCAagcatgcagggtgcagtcatctgcatgttgtggctcatgttggcaccaaccaTGCCTGCCACGAgttctgaggtgatcctcagttcatacaggtgactggtggaggtggtgaagactgctggcctcacacATGTggagcaagcagagctcacaatttgcagtgtcattcccagagttgatcggggtcctttggtttggagccaagtcgagggtctcaaccaaaggctctgTCAACTCTGTGATggccttggctgcagatttctagacctgcgttgtCATTTGggaatttgtaggactcccctagataggtcagttgtgcactacacaaaggaaacagCTATTCAGGTAGTAGAGTACTTATGCAGTGCACATGAGggatttttaggctaggcagtagtttgaggtgctctgatgaacactcaccacagcattcaaaataaagacactttgactgtcattattttatcagtaaactgttgaagtattcgtaataaagttcctgaatttactactCTTCTGGAAAgttctcatgctcaaattattcttgggattgagagctggctgaaacccgaagtggaaagctctgagatatttagcaattTGTGGAATGTATGTCAgaaagagagattagaggccatggGGGGGGGAGTcttcattgcagctgacaaaaatattgtgtctatagAGGTCAAAGTTGAGTACGACAGTGAACTACTCTGACCGCATGTAGCAAGTGTAGGTGGAACCAATTTAATTTTACTGGCcacccaattctgctgtgacagtttcaGAGTCAAAGAAAGTCTGCAGTCGATAGCATGTAAATGCCCACATCATccaatactagttggaggtgactttaaccccATGAGTAAAGACCAgggtgtctatggattcattgcagggggtacagacagacagtcatgtgaaatacttttcaacacattttctgaaaattgtcttgagctgctagtttggcagcccacatgcaatggaaatatcttagaccttgtacctACAAAAATGGGGATTAGCGATcacgatgtcattatagcaactatgattacaaaagttaataaatcagtcaagaaggctaggagagagtTTCTGCTAGGTAAAGCATACAAGCAGTTatcagcatctcacttagacagtgaattggcaccacttagttccagtaagatggatgtagaagtATTTGGGTGAAGTTTAAGCACATTGTAAATTGCGGTCTGGAGAGCtatgtgcttagtaagtggataaaggatggaaaagatccaccatggtttaataatgaaattcagtggatgctgaggaagcagaggctgttgcactcttggttcataagggaatgcacaaatgatgacaggcGAAGCCTACTACagattcatgcatctgtgaaaagatccacGCACGAAGCATACAtctactaccaccgtcacaccttagcaaaagatccagcagacaacctgagaaaattctggtcttacgtaaaattgctaagagggtctaaggcttccattcagttccttgttgaccagtctgctgtggcagttgaagatagcaaagcaaaagccaaagttttaaatttcacattcatgaAATTGTTCACGCGTGAGAATCATAAAAACacatcatcatttgaccatcagacagactcccatATAGATTACAAgctaataagcatacctggcaaaaggaaacaactgaaagatttgaaagcaaataaatcgccaAGTGCatatggaatcccagtttgattttacaaagagtactctacggcattgccctcttacctagcttgcatttatcatgaatctctcatccAGCAAAAAGccccaagcgaatggaaaaaagtgcaggttactccagtatataagaaaggtaaaagaacagacccacaaaattacagaccaatatccctaacttctgtttggtacagaatccttgaacatattcttagttcaaatataataaactttcttgagactctgaagcttatgtctacgaatcagcatggttttagaaagcactgccCATGtagaactcagcttgcccttttctcaaacgATATATTgagaactatagatgaagggcaacaggcagattccatatttccagatttccagaaagcatttgacatggcaccccactgtaggctgttaacgaaggtaggagtatatggaataagttcacagatatgtgagtggctcgaagacttctaaaaTAATACAACCCAAATTGCTGTCCTTGACAGGAGTGCCCCACAGAAGTGTGACAAGACAGCTGTTGCTCTttgtatacataaacgatctgacggaaaggatgggcagcaatcttgggctgtttgcagatgatgccatggtgtatgcTAAGGAATCAAGGTTgtgtggctgtaggaagatacaagacaacttcaacacaatttccagttggtatgatgaatggcagctagccctaaatgtggaaaaaagtaagttaatttgGATGAGAAGGAATATCAAACCTGTAATACAGtgctactagtgtcctgcttgacacaaccaagtcgtttaaatatcttggtgttaCATTGCAAAGCAatgtgaggtggaacgagcacgtgaaaactgtggtagggaagacaaatggtGGACTTTAGTTTATAGAGAAAATTAtaggaaaaagtggttcacctgtaaaagagaccacatataggattctggtgcgacctattcttgagtactgctcaagtgtttgggatctgtatcaggtcggattgaagaaagacatcgaagcaattcttaagcaggctgttagatttgttactggtgggtttgaacAACACACAGTTGTTTTGGAGATACTTTGGGAACTCAAGTGGgtgtccctggagggaaggtgacattcattGTGAGAAACaggagaaaacttagagaacttgCATTaaaagctgactgctgaatgaatttactgctgccaacatatgttGCATGTAAGTATCACGAaggtaaggtacgagaaattagggctcatactgaggcaAATAGACAGTTGCTTTTCTGTTGCTCTATTTATGAGCGGATCAGGAATGGATCTGTTTagctacctccttattagttacatgatctacccatctaaacttcagcattcttctgcagcaccacatttcaaaagcttctattctcttcttgtccaaactgtttatcctccatctttcacttccatacatggttacactccatgcaaatactttcagaagagacttcctgacacttaaacgtaTATTcagtgttaaatttctcttcttcagaaacgcttttcttgccattgccagtctgcattttattcctgtctacttcagccaccatcagttattttgctgcccaagtaccaaaactcatctactactttaagtgtcttatttcctaatctaattccctcagcatcccatgATATAAatcaactacattccgttatcattgttttactttgttgatgtttgccttatatgctcctttcaagactcttGTCCATTCTATTTAGCTGGTCCTTTGctgtatgacagaattacaatgtcattggcaaacctctaaGTATACATATATCAAATAATCTAGAAGTAATTCCCATAATTGTCAGATTGTGGACAGATTAGCACTAGTCTAATTTTTTTTAGTATACTTTACGGAAGTTGCCAGCAGTGGTTGCTTCTGCCTGTTAATAAGCAACTTTACTCATTCCATGTTCCTGAAGGCATTCCCTCGAAGTGAGATTTAGggaacacaatgaatgaatgagtgaatgaatgaatttcAGTGAAAACTATTCATAAATACTGAATCTGTGATGAAAGCACAATTGCATAGCCTAAttggttaaggtgactgctcgcaATAATAGGCACATCACATTTCGATccttggtctggcacaaattttcaattaccATGACATACTTTCTATGTTGGTAACAGGCAACACCTGGTGGGCAGGAAAAGGGGCCATAGATATTCAAAACAGAGAATTCTTACATCAATCTCTGTGGAAACCTGTTCCATTATATTCCGTAGTGCTTTCCTGTGAACCTACATCTAAATATAAACTTTGCAAAcaaccgtgaagtgcatggcaaagagtACTTAGATTCCCCCTCATGCTGGGGTTTCTTCCCACTCCAATCACCTGTGGCGTGCAGGCAGAAAGACTATTAAAATACGTCTGTTCGTCCTCTAATTACTCTTATCTTGCCTTTGCAGTCCTACAGAAGCAATACGTAGTGGACTGAAGTAATttctaaattcttcacttaattcttTGTACGTACGCCTTTGCTGGATAATTTTCATCTGTCTTCAAGTTTGAGTTTTTCAGCAGTCCCATGATGATCTCTCATGACTGAGACAAAGCTGTGACCAGCTGGAGTATGTTCAATATCCTTGTTTATCCCTAGCTAGTATGGCTCTCATCTACTTGAGAAATATTCCAAGATGAGATGCACAAGTCATTTGTGGGCACACTCCTTCATAAATTGATAGCACTTTCTCAGTGTCCTGCCCTAGAAACAaactctgccatctgctttacctaaaACTGATTTAACACATCTCTCGATGCTAGTTTAccatgtgcaaacctcttcatctctgtataagtCCTGAAATGCACATTCATTTGAGCCTGcgaactgtattcaagccttggtctcattCATCAATttgtaccctccacagctccctcgaTTATCAAACTGATAATTCCCTGATGCCTCATGACATGTCCTATGTGATATTCCGCTGTTTCTTTATCACTAACTGGTGAGGTAAAGTCTCCTCAGGAGCTACAATTTTCTATTATCCAATTTTGCTGTCCTTGTTATTTTTCTTCACACTCACCAATATCTCCTGATCGAACTTCACATCTTGAAGTTCTGCAGTTATTACTGGAAGTTAAGAGTACAGCCCAACACccacattttttaaataattatggtgCTTCTCATAAACAATGTGTCATGTATTGTACTCCCATTTATAATGACCCTATGTACAAAATTGGTTCATTATTTAGGACATTACAGATACATTAATATGGACTATGTCCAAAGTGGTCTGCTTTAGTTAACAAATACCAACTGAATATACAGATAGCAGTTTTTCTCTAATCCCTGTGATGTCAATGGGATTGTCACAACCGTTCCTCTTCCGTGTCTTGCATTGTATCACCAAGGCAGGATGCAATGAAATGGCATAAACCATCCATCCAGCAGATACCATAAACAGAGTAACATTTCTATCAATATCCAGGATTGCAGATATGCTGTGTCCATTCATTCCAAAATACATGCGCATAAATAAGAGATACATCAGAATAGCAGGCTGTCAATTTTGAGTTTCAGCTAACTTACTGTATTTAATGCTATACGAGCTCCACTGATTTTAGAACTGCTTCAAACTCTGACTTatttgtgaatgctttggcagttgatCATTAGAATTTTAATCAGTTAATCTGTAGGGGACATTTCTTTGAATCTTAAACTGATGCAATGAGGTCTTGTACAGCTATTGTCGCCTAGGTTGGATGGAGCATCACCTAAGCTAATAAATTCTGATGTGTACTCCACACAGTCAGACCTGTTCCATCATCTTTCTTATTCATTCCAAAGCACAACAAATTCATCTCCAACAGGACGTTGAACTATAAGTGTCTCGCATTTATTCTGAGAGTGATTTATGAAGTGTGATCAACACTGAATGGACAAAATGTCCTACGCAAGAGATAAGACACACATCTGTTATTCCAAATAGTGGACATTGTTGTTTACATTAATGAAAGATGAGTTATCAGTCATAATCTACAACtacattaataaaaaatttaacactgtgAACAGCTACATGTGCAGAGCGTACACAacatctttctttattattattatatttattgaaaACTTTTTATAAAATAAGATATCATACAACAGCAACTTCTTTACAGTGTACTACATAAAATATGGTTAATGGCCAAAAAAAAGTTGTCTCTATCAACACAGGCCCTCTTTAAaatgaaacaagactgaagaaacacTAAATATGAATTAAACTAATGTCTTTAGAATGCATTCTAAAATTTTTGGTTAACAATGTTATACACTGTTTTACACACAGCCTCAAAATTATTAAAACAGATAACTGTGTAGTCAACACAAACTAATTCTAAGTGTATATCAATACAataaagcctttgacagcataaaatgCAATGAAAGATCAATAAAATCTCTTTCACAGTAACCAGTGTAATACTAAGCAGTCTAAGGTAAAATCATAAAAGTCCTGCTGCATAAATATCAAAGTCAGCAGACAAAGAATGTAAAAAATAATTCTCAAAATCTTTAATGTTGGTAGTACAAACAATTCAGCAACACCTAGAAGGAACAACAGTAAAATACAGGTACATACTTTCAATAGTAGATGTTTCACAAAATGAGTAACATATCAAAAATGATTGCCATGATCCCTGTATAGAGGTGCACTTTATTTCTACAACTAGGAAATGAACATTTCCATTGACTATTATTGTGGTCTTCTGGTATATGGAATTATTGTAACTTTATGCAGTAAAATAATTGTTGTAACTATTTAAAATTACTCAATGTTATGTTTGCAAAGACTGAAAAAATATGAATATTGATATTATTATTCTTGCTTGATATAAAAGGTGTTtggtaacattttacatttttcataatGTGAATTCTATGTTAAATTCTGCTAGTATCACTGCTTATCAGTCTTTGTAAAGCCATTTCTTTCATAAAGGATGTGGACTTTGTATGTATATGAATGAATCATAGCTACATACAGCAAGAATCCAAATCACAATATTATATCTTCAGGACAGTAATATCAAGAGGAACTTTTGACAGAATGTCAAGGTATGAGCAGTACATACACACTTAAATAATCAACAGTGGAATGGGAATGATTTCAGACTTCTCTTAACAggcaagaaaataataaaaaatcttatttagaaattaataacatttgtacCAACATTTGTACCTTACACACAGTGAATGCAACCATAATTCTTTGCACTTTAAGGCAATAAAATTAATCAGCTTCTTATAACTTCAACACTAGATGTACGAATCAGATCAAAACTTTCAGCTTCAGAAACCTCTGACTGCTCTCTACTCTCCAATGGCACTACATCAGATTCAGATTGCTTTCCATTGTCACCCATCAGGCTTGAGTCATCTTGTGAGATGTCTGAAGCAAAAACAATACAAATGTCAATAATATCTATTGATACAGCACTGTATAAAAttttcattcaacagatcttctGGTATTAAAAATAAAAGCATATGTCTATCCTCTCTTTGTCTGTGTCATATTTAGACTCAAAATTCTGTAAAAATGAAAGCAAAGCTattaaaaagttaatttattttttgGTATCTGAAGTGAAAGCCATTAAAAATGTGCAGaatatcatctagatcatttacaATGTCTTTAATAGTGTTATACTAATTAGAAGTGGTGGTCACTCATTCACACAAGGGAAAAGTCAGTTTCAGACCATTAATCATTTACCTTGAAGGACATATTTagagaattttaaataaaattaagaaGACACAGGTGGATCTGAAATGCGAGGAATTCCAGTAGACTTCTGCTGCAGTATCACCAAAGTAAAATGTATTTTTAGACTGATCTGTGCAATATTTGCGCAGCCTCTATAAACAGTCCAAAACgtaattttgaataaaaactgATCTTAAGAATCCTTTCACTGCTGAGTTCATGCCAGCAGTGCACTTGCTGTGTGTTGAGAAGTGCACCTCGTGCCATTCCTGGCTGTGCTCACCATTTCTGTTGCACATAGCAGCACACCTTCCATGCTAAATTATCATAGTagttgtttctgtttgtttgtttactGACGCtaacaaaacagtgaaatgaaggaaaatgttacatttcatCATTTCTTTTGGGTATGGTCAATAATGGTTGAAAAGTGCCTTCCCCATTTTCACAAGGAATCTTCCGCTCCCTTTCAGTAGTCTCTCAATTTTGTTCTTTCTTGGCGAATCTTCCATAGAATTTCATGAATAAAAGTGAAATGGAGCTCCGACATGATACATTTTCCCCATATGGAATTGATAAATAATTTAGTACACATGTATAGTGAGTGAAAAAAGTGATTTTCAGGGTTTTTGTTTAATACACTCAGTATCATTTCACACTTGTATACTGCTTCAGTTAAGTGATCATAATCCGACATACATTTTGGTTTCAGTTTCTCAAGACTGCTTCGgtcgtatatttttcttatttatgaTATTTCAGCTGTACAATATATGACAACATACACACTTCTCTTCCGAAATGCCACTACATTGTTGTTATAATATTCACTGCGCTAATTTCATGTTCTCCTCTCTGTAACACGCATTCGAATCTTGgctttttcttttatatataaacACACTGGACCAATTACATTAGTTCCCTTTTCATACATTAGTTCCCTTTTCAAGCAAATACTGCAACAGACCTGGACCTGTGTACCAATTTCCAATGTATAACTTGTGCCATCTTCCCAAATACGACTACAGAAGTTTTATTACTATATCACCCAATTTTTCCTAAATAACCTAGTCTAGTAACTATATCAGTCATTCCAGCTGTCTAAGCTAAACATATAGTAGATGACCAGGATCATAGTAACACAGAACAAATGTTTATATTCCAAAATACCTTATTTTTGATGGAACATACTGCTTGAAAGCAGGCACCCACCGGACAGGAGAACGCTtttataaatacatatatttcaaaGTGGCATGTGAACAGATCTAACGTTCCTTTTACATACCCAGCAACAGAACTTGTCTGAAACAATTTGTTCCCTTGATAAGGAATATTGTTGTCATAAAAATGTAGCATatggaacaacaataaatatcTCAAGACCTTATATGACCAAAAATTGGAGTATGGAGAAGAGAATCTCTTGACCAGTATTATAAAAGTTTGTCTCCTCCATTCCAGGCAGAAGCTGAGTTGCTGAAAAGAAACAATAGGCATTTCCTTGACTGACAACATTCTGCCTGACATATTTATGATACACTGGTGCCTCTTCCATAGTCTGCGAAAATAAATCATACTTAAACATTTACATGATATTGCAACAAATGTACAAATCACATCCTAATTTGATGAAGCTGAGTATCACAGGATATAGCTCCTTTTACTGTAGCTGAAAATGATCAATAGACCAGAGGAAACTCTGTTGTCATCCTCTTCATCACTGCAATTAGTTTCACTCCTGTACAGTGAGCATGGGAAATGTGACATTATCAGCCATGAGATGCTGAAATGCCAAGAACAACAACAGACACAGCATCCTCATCCAATGACAAAGGAAAAAGTACATTCACCTTCATTGTCACTGTTATAAACTAACCTTTCAACTCCTGCATTTGACACTCAATGCTTGCACATCCTCAAACTACTTCCTAACACGACCATGCACTACAATCTTGTCAAAGAAATGAGCAATATTAATACATAGTTATTAGTATGACCAACAACTACATAATTCACTGTAAGGCAAGTCACGTATTCATGGTGAACTAAAAGTTAAAATGTTGAAACATATACATCCGACATTCACACTCCTACCAATATTGACTCCTGCCATGTATATATATCATTAACACATAGTCTGCACAAGTTAGAGATGAACATACATGTTGTAAGAAGTTAGAAGGTTAAAGAAGAGAAGAAATATTTTCATGACTTCACATACCTCCGGTGAACTGCGAACTAGCTTTGCTGCCATTGCTGGAATTTCTACGTAGAAGTTCTGCCTCAAATTCGGACATATTATCTGATCTGACAACACGAAGCCATGACAAGACACAAATTATCATGATGAAAAACATGTTTGAGCTTATCCCAATAATGGCAGATAGTACTGGCCAGTTGTACATCAGGTACCGCAGTCCCGTGAAGCGAGCATTTATGTTCAAAGTTGCTGAGTACAGTTCTATATGGCGAGTCTGGAGTTCCACAAATATGTCTGTGACAGGGTGTACCTGGCAAATATTAAATACAAAAATGAAGTTGCATTAAACATGTAATAGTAGTCAGGCAATACAATATGCCAGTTTCTTGCATTTTTCTAATTTTgcaatattttacaaatatttacacaGTATCTAGGTTTTAAAGCTTGTTTAATCCCAGTAGATTTTTCCCACCAAAGTGCAGGCTAATTGTACAGACATGTTACACTTCCCTGTAAACAACAGTTTGCACCAACACTTGCCTGCAAAACAAaattaactttcacatgatgtgtcagtgCCAATTTATGACagcctctggacattacaaaagtcaggacatggttcttaataggttgtGTGATTGCCATGGATGGCAGTACACACCCTGCAACTTGCTCCCGGCTGGCTGCAAGGTTGGTAAGAAGTAGGGCATTCTGTTCCTCCACTAGCATGGCTGACAACTGCTGCATGGTCAGTGGTGCATGTGGACAAGCTCCAATACATCTTCCCAACATGCCCCACACATGCTCAATGAGATTTAAGCTGAGAGAAAAGGCAGGACAGTCCatttgctgaatatcctctcgttccaaaagctcctccaTCTGTACTGTTCAAAACAGTCTCACGCTGTCATTCATCAAAATGAAGTAAGGGCTGAATGTACCTCTAAATAAGATGCACACAGTGATGGAGTACGATGTCACAATAACGATGACCATTAAgtgttccatattcctagatttcgagGTCAGTATGCCAATGTAACATTATGCCTCTCTACACCATAatgatcatgtttgacaatgttcctggctgcattacctctcaccatatgagggaACATCCAGCACTGTCGAACGTTATCATTTCAGAGCTCAAGCTTAATTTTACATGGACATATTGACTTCCAAATTTCAGTGTTGCATTCAAtcccgacttcatttttatgggtgacagtgcatGACAGCATGGAACagagcaggtggagcagctctAGGAATGAGAGAATTTTCtgcaaatggactagcctgcccattCTCCCAGTTTAAATCATATCAAGCATGTGTGGGATGTGGTGGGGAAATGTAATGCAGGATGCTCACTTGCACCAACAGCAATCCAGCGGTTGTCAACTACACTGGAGGTGAGATGGAATGGAATGTCCTGCCACAACAATTCCTTAGCAACCTTGTGGCCAGAATGGGAGCATCATGTTGCGGAGCACACACTGtggtccatggtgatcacacaccctatttagAACCTTATGACACCTCTACCAATGTCCAGGAGACCGTCATAAAT from Schistocerca nitens isolate TAMUIC-IGC-003100 chromosome 5, iqSchNite1.1, whole genome shotgun sequence includes these protein-coding regions:
- the LOC126260891 gene encoding seipin isoform X2 is translated as MVGQQYKMSLNIEMPESPVNKRLGMFMACVHLYDRGAEFISKSCKSGMLHYRSPLLQTLSTVVLSPLLIFGSKEEKQIITLEMFSDLEDDQVHPVTDIFVELQTRHIELYSATLNINARFTGLRYLMYNWPVLSAIIGISSNMFFIMIICVLSWLRVVRSDNMSEFEAELLRRNSSNGSKASSQFTGDISQDDSSLMGDNGKQSESDVVPLESREQSEVSEAESFDLIRTSSVEVIRS